The following proteins are co-located in the Pan troglodytes isolate AG18354 chromosome 5, NHGRI_mPanTro3-v2.0_pri, whole genome shotgun sequence genome:
- the STX11 gene encoding syntaxin-11 isoform X1, producing MEQPQGDEMDEGEEEEKKARSQPQSKMKDRLAELLDLSKQYDQQFPDGDDEFDSPREDIVFETDHILESLYRDIQDIQDENQLLVADVKRLGKQNARFLTSMRRLSSIKRDTNSIAKAIKARGEVIHCKLRAMKELSEAAEAQHGPHSAVARISRAQYNALTLTFQRAMHDYNQAEMKQRDNCKIRIQRQLEIMGKEVSGDQIEDMFEQGKWDVFSENLLADVKGARAALNEIESRHRELLRLESRIRDVHELFLQMAVLVEKQADTLNVIELNVQKTVDYTGQAKAQVRKAVQYEEKNPCRTLCCFCCPCLK from the coding sequence GCAAAATGAAAGACCGGCTAGCAGAACTTCTGGACTTGTCCAAGCAATATGACCAGCAGTTCCCAGACGGGGACGATGAGTTTGACTCGCCCCGCGAGGACATCGTGTTCGAGACGGACCACATCCTGGAGTCCCTGTACCGAGACATCCAGGACATTCAGGATGAAAACCAGCTGCTGGTGGCCGACGTGAAGCGGCTGGGAAAGCAGAACGCCCGCTTCCTCACGTCCATGCGGCGCCTCAGCAGCATCAAGCGCGACACCAACTCCATCGCCAAGGCCATCAAGGCCCGGGGCGAGGTCATCCACTGCAAGCTGCGCGCCATGAAGGAGCTGAGCGAGGCGGCTGAGGCCCAGCACGGCCCGCACTCGGCAGTGGCGCGCATTTCGCGGGCGCAGTACAACGCGCTCACCCTCACCTTCCAGCGCGCCATGCACGACTACAACCAGGCCGAGATGAAGCAGCGCGACAACTGCAAGATCCGCATCCAGCGCCAGCTGGAGATCATGGGCAAGGAAGTCTCGGGCGACCAGATCGAGGACATGTTCGAGCAGGGTAAGTGGGACGTGTTTTCCGAGAACTTGCTGGCCGACGTGAAGGGCGCGCGGGCCGCCCTCAACGAGATCGAGAGCCGCCACCGCGAACTGCTGCGCCTGGAGAGCCGCATCCGCGACGTACACGAGCTCTTcttgcagatggcggtgctggTGGAGAAGCAGGCCGACACCCTGAACGTCATCGAGCTCAACGTACAAAAGACGGTCGACTACACCGGCCAGGCCAAGGCGCAGGTGCGGAAGGCCGTGCAGTACGAGGAGAAGAACCCCTGCCGGACCCTCTGCTGCTTCTGCTGTCCCTGCCTCAAGTAG
- the STX11 gene encoding syntaxin-11 isoform X2, giving the protein MKDRLAELLDLSKQYDQQFPDGDDEFDSPREDIVFETDHILESLYRDIQDIQDENQLLVADVKRLGKQNARFLTSMRRLSSIKRDTNSIAKAIKARGEVIHCKLRAMKELSEAAEAQHGPHSAVARISRAQYNALTLTFQRAMHDYNQAEMKQRDNCKIRIQRQLEIMGKEVSGDQIEDMFEQGKWDVFSENLLADVKGARAALNEIESRHRELLRLESRIRDVHELFLQMAVLVEKQADTLNVIELNVQKTVDYTGQAKAQVRKAVQYEEKNPCRTLCCFCCPCLK; this is encoded by the coding sequence ATGAAAGACCGGCTAGCAGAACTTCTGGACTTGTCCAAGCAATATGACCAGCAGTTCCCAGACGGGGACGATGAGTTTGACTCGCCCCGCGAGGACATCGTGTTCGAGACGGACCACATCCTGGAGTCCCTGTACCGAGACATCCAGGACATTCAGGATGAAAACCAGCTGCTGGTGGCCGACGTGAAGCGGCTGGGAAAGCAGAACGCCCGCTTCCTCACGTCCATGCGGCGCCTCAGCAGCATCAAGCGCGACACCAACTCCATCGCCAAGGCCATCAAGGCCCGGGGCGAGGTCATCCACTGCAAGCTGCGCGCCATGAAGGAGCTGAGCGAGGCGGCTGAGGCCCAGCACGGCCCGCACTCGGCAGTGGCGCGCATTTCGCGGGCGCAGTACAACGCGCTCACCCTCACCTTCCAGCGCGCCATGCACGACTACAACCAGGCCGAGATGAAGCAGCGCGACAACTGCAAGATCCGCATCCAGCGCCAGCTGGAGATCATGGGCAAGGAAGTCTCGGGCGACCAGATCGAGGACATGTTCGAGCAGGGTAAGTGGGACGTGTTTTCCGAGAACTTGCTGGCCGACGTGAAGGGCGCGCGGGCCGCCCTCAACGAGATCGAGAGCCGCCACCGCGAACTGCTGCGCCTGGAGAGCCGCATCCGCGACGTACACGAGCTCTTcttgcagatggcggtgctggTGGAGAAGCAGGCCGACACCCTGAACGTCATCGAGCTCAACGTACAAAAGACGGTCGACTACACCGGCCAGGCCAAGGCGCAGGTGCGGAAGGCCGTGCAGTACGAGGAGAAGAACCCCTGCCGGACCCTCTGCTGCTTCTGCTGTCCCTGCCTCAAGTAG